The genomic region GCCCATCTTGTGGCTGTTCTTGTGATTCAGAAGTGAGCTGGCGTGCCGGTAACCACGGCCGCACTGATCACAGACATGTGACTTACACCCCGCCTCATTGCGACTCTGCTgtaactgctgctgctgttgttgttgttgcccAGATGAGCTGCTGCCACTGGGGCCGTGGTGTGATGGGTTAAGCTTTGGGTGCCCATTTGGATCCAATCCCTGGGTTTGCATCAGCGTAAGGTCAAGCCCAGAGCTCCAACCCAAATTAGAGCCACTGGACGAAACCCCAGGCTGCTGCGATGTTTTTGGGGCACGGCCATGTTGCATTTCCAAGTGGAGCCGGAAGCTAGCCTGGGTAGGGAAGCTCCGCTGGCACAGAGTGCAGGCAAACTCCCGCTCCTTTTGGTGCACACGGCGGTGATTTTGTAGCTGGGAAGAGACGCGGAAAGCCTTTCCACATTCTGGACAGCGGTGCCGTCGGGTTTCAGAATGAATGCGACGGTGGTTCTTGAGTGCGAGGAGGTTGGAGTAGGTCTTGAGGCACACAGCGCAGTGGTAGATACCGACGGTGTGAGTGTTTTTGTGATTAAGGAGTGAGCTGGCATGCCGGTAAGAACGGCCACACTGGTCACATCTGTGAAGACAGAGACAGAGGAGAGAAAAAGTAAATCTCACCGGTTCATTGTCCTTTTAACCCCTCTATAGTTAGTAACCTAGATTAGTCTGAAAGTAGCCTGACAGTATGTTGTTGACTTCTATGATAACGGCATTGACGGATACACAAGTACAGGTATATGATCTTGAATCCAGCTGCCAAAACTCAAAAAAACTGTCCCAGCTTGGACAAAAGCATTGCCTATTGAAGCTGTTAATAAACTTAATATGGATGATAAAAGTGTCAGTGGTATAATAATCTATATCATTTTAGGGTAGTAATATATGAACAGCCTATAGGGCAAACCTAGtaatcacaaataaaatattttttttttttctttgactaaaaaaaatgtactgcaaatcactgtatgttttcaaactCATAGTATGTATAGTTAAAGATTGTTTGAAACCGTCTAATATAGTAAATATGTTACCAGGTACAGAATGAGTACACACAGGAAGCCTTATAAATGCTTATATAATTGTACAGCAAGTAAGGTTTTTGGATTTGACCTGAATTCTGGTCGGAATCAAACAACAAAGGTGTGGTGAACTTGTTTCCCAAGCACTAAGCACATGTGGTGAAGCAGTATGTTACCTTTTTACTTTCAGAATTTGACTTCTCTATGAATTTTTGTTCTGATCATGTATGTAATTCGTTAGTATGGAAATTCTGTGTTAGTGTAGTatgttgacatttttaaaaaatatgtttcttctttttttttcctttttcctttTATTGTCAGCAAATGAAACTGATTTTTATGTTTCACCACAATAGCAAACAAAGCCATATTTATAGTATTTAAGAAACATGCATTTAATAATTGAGTGCTGTTTGGTCTAGATCAGTATTTTTTCCTGGAAGCACTACAGCTGATATAAGATGGTCAGTATGAAAACTTATGGCAACTGAATGTTCAAATGGTAACAACAGTGAACTACACCATACATTCTAGAATATTATCAATCAGATCAATTAATGATTTGGCTATATTTAGTACAATAAACACATCTACCTAGTAAGAACATCAAAATGTACCTATTATATCAAGACATCCTAACAATCTAGTGCATATTGCTAACTGAAAGCAAAGGGGGGTAACTTATCTGGTCTCCACTAATCAAACTGTCCAAACTTCAGAAAAATCCGAATTCCGGCACGCGTATGGTCCCGAGGAAGCCGGATTGGAGATCATATACCTGTAATAGACATGTAGAAACCTGTGATCTTTACTAGTTCACTTCAAAAAACACGAACAACAGACGTAAACTCACGTGAACCGGTATTCCTCTCCCTCTCTTGTGCTTGAAGTGGCCTTCCTCACGCCCTCCTTGCCTACCTGGTTGTCCCCGCAGCGGTGCCTGGCCAGCCCAGAACGACCCTGGAAGCTCTTCCCGCAGGTGGGGCAGCCAAAACGGGTGTGGCCTTCCTCGTGGACTCTCTGGTGGTTCCGAAGGAAGCGGGCCAGCCGGAAAGCCTTGCCACAGGTTGAGCAGATATGCCGCTTCTTCTGCGTGTGGATACGCATGTGGTTGCGCAGGGCCATATAGTTGGAGTATGGCTTGTCACAATATGAGCAGCTGAAGTTGccaattttgtgtgtgtttttgtggttGAGCAGACTGCTAGCATGCTTGTAAGAGCAGCCACAAAGGTCACAGGTAAAAGGGCGTTCTTCGCGCTCTGGGGACCCCAGATCACCCGTCTCCATGCTCATATTAGAGCTGTTGAGGGAGGCAGAGGAAGAAGGAAGCTGGGCACTGCAGTTATGCGAGGCCAGATCTGTAGTTGTATTAAAGACTTGAGAGCACCCATCGCATTCATATTCGGTTGGAGGAGGAGCAGTCTGCACGCTGGGACCAGGAAGGGGACCGGGAAGATCTTTACAGAGTTGGTTGCTGGTGTGTGTTTCAAGCTGCCTCTGATTCCTGAAGCCCCTACCACAGTCAGAGCAGGTATATTTTTTCAGAGCGAAATGCATTCGGAGGTGGTTCTTCATTGCCAGTCGATTTGGATAAGTGGAGTTGCACACGTTGCAGTGGTATTCACCAATCTTATGTAGGTTCTTATGATTGGCCAGACTGCCAGCATGACGGTAAGTACGTCCGCACTGATCGCAGGCAAAGGGGCGGCGGCCGCTGCCATCATCCACTTGCTGGGCCCTAGCCCCTGCATACGGTTTCTTGAAACCTTGAGGTTGACCGTAATTGGTGTTCACGGGAGGATTCTGAATTTTGGGATCACCCATCCTCATAGCTTGAAGCTGCGATGGCCCTCCCTCATAGCGGGCACCATTGGGATGAGACATGCTTTGAACCCGTTGGTCTCTATCTCCAGTCTTCGCTCTGTGCTCTTCGTGCAGCCGTAGATGATTTATCAACTGCTTCTGAATCTTGAAGGCTTTCCCACACTCCTCACACTTGTGCCTGTGAacagacaaaacacaaaaacaaacagataAGAAAGCAGTGTTAAAATGaactttcaaaaaaagaaagaaatagaaAGAGGGAAGGTCCCCTTACAAATACAAAGATGACTACACAATGCTCAAATGGGGTACAGACATTATGAAATTCAGACTCAACTGCGTGTATGTGTGTACATCAGTATGAGTTATGTTTGTTGCCCTGGGAAAATCACCAAAGCACACTGCCTTGACACTCAAAATTTCATTAAAATCTATTCATTCAGTGATGACCTGGGTAATCACATGAGTGGGGAACTCATGATAATACATAAGCATTCAAAGTATGCAAAGAGAACTAAACAGTTAGAGTATAATAGGGCACATGCAATGCTGGCTAACCTCTTTAAGTCAAAATGAGTCCTCTGGTGGTTCTTGAGAGCCAGTAGGTTGTAGTAGCGTTTTTGGCAGACAAGGCAGCGGAACACCCCAGTCTTGTGAGATTTCTTATGGTTGAGCAGGGAGCAGGGGTGTCTGTAACTCCTTCCACACTGGTCGCACCTGTGGGGCCGATCAGAGTCTGGCATCTGCTGAGGGTTTACAGGGCCCCCGCTGCCACTGGTACCAGCACCGCCCGTCATCCCTTTAGCTCCATTCATACCCTTGTTCAATGCCCCCGCTCTCACCTTGCCTGGACACAGGTGAGTGATCAGCTGATGGCGATCTGCAAAGAACATGCCACAGTCAACGCAAATGTGGTTCCTTCCATCCATTTTGCCATTAGAATTAGAGCTAGTGCCACCCAAGCCCTGTGTAGATCCATCTGGCCGGGGAGGTCCATGGACTAGCTGGTGGTTAAGCAAGTCCTGCTTTCTGCTGAAGCTCTGGCCACAGGTGCTACAGATCAAAAGACCGGTTGTATTACCCTCTTGTCGCCTCCTCCACTCTTGCTCACCAATTGGCGAGAGGGCAGAGGAGGGTCCTGCCCCTTGGTTAACCCCATGGCTTCGTAAGTGGCTACGAAGTGCCCTTAGGCTGGCGTAATGATTTCCACAGACTGTGCACTGATAAACctctccatcatcatcatcatctttgtTATCCATTCTCTTACTGTTGCCCTGGGAGTTGTCTTGAGGACCTCCAAACGGCATCTGGTTGTGACCACGTCTCTGACGAGTACTTTCTTTGAGGTTGCCACTGCCTGGCAGAGAGGCACCACCAGGACTATGGAAGTTTATGTTACCCAAGTAACCATTGGTCATACCGCTTTGGTTGACACTATTTGGTTGACGATGGTTTTGTGGAAGAGGTGAGTGACCAGAACTGCTTTGAGCGAGAGAGCCATCAAATCGGTCATGGAATTCCAGTGAATCCAGGCCACTATTATGGGAACTGTCTGGGACAAAGTGTGCTGCATCACCAAGATTACCAGGCAGTGAAATTGGGGTTGCTGCACCACTCTCCTGATCCTGAGAATGTACAAAGCCTTGTTGAGAGTCTAGACCTGTCAGTGGCTCAGAGGAAAGCCAATCTCCCTCTGTACCCATCGATTGTGAATTTGGCCGGGTTTTGTGACTACGTAGGTGACTATGAAGGGCTGCTAAGTGTGGATACTGCTTACAGCAAACAGTGCACTGATAATGACCAGTTTGATGGGAGCGTTTATGATTAACTAGACTCCCAGCATGTCGATAGCTTTTCCCGCACTCTTGGCACTTAAATCTGCGTTCAGCATCATCAATTGTAGACTGCTCCTGAGACCTTGTCTCACCATTGGATGATGATATTGATGGCTGAGAGTTTGAAGCCAGTCCATCAGAACTTAAAATAGCAGGACCATCTTGAGCATGGTTTGTGGTATGAGGATCGTGGGTAAGATAATGAATTTTGAGACTCTCTAAGTCAGGATGTCCCGCTCCACAATATGCACAAGTATATATGGGATTATTAACAGCAGGGCCTAGCATTGGGTCATAACGCTTGTCGGGTAATGGAGGCAGTGGAAGAGAGTCACCTAGAGCAGGTGTATAAGGATTCACAGCTGGGGACCGAACAGAACTAAGATTATGAGGCACTATCCCTGGGAAACTACGTGTTAGCCCCAACGAAGATGATGCAGCATTATGTAACAAAAGGTGCTCTTGAAAGTCGTTCTTATTAGGCAAAGCCACTTGACAAAGATGGCAAAAGCTGGGTGCCATGTCATCATTCTGGGGGCCAAGGGGGCGAGGGTCAGATTGTGCTTCAGGCACAAGAGCCCCCATGGACATTCCAGGGGGCTTAAATTTTGAATGAGTGCGTTCATGAGCATTAAGAGCTGCAAGATTATTGAACTGTTTGTAACAGACATTGCACTTATACATGCCCTCTTGATGAGACTTCTTATGGTTAACCAAGCTGCCATGATGACGATATGTCCTGTCACATTGGTCACATTTAAATGGTCTGTCCCAGGCATCTTCAGATCCTGGAGATTTCTGTTTGTCATGGTCATGGCCAGGCATTATTCCACTGTTGTTTATGTGACTCCTGAAAGCTGCTTCAGACAGATCTTGTGCTAGATTATAATCCCTGTCTTCATCAACATTGTCATCGTTCTCCTCTTCTGCTTGGGCACTTGGAGACAGGGTGTGGACCCGGAGGTGGTTTTTTAGCGCCACTGCATTGGGCAACGTTCTGGTGCAGACCGGGCATTGGAAGGAGCCCATCTCATGAGTTTTTTTGTGAGAAGCCAAGCTACTGGCATGCTTAAAAATGCGTCCACACTGCTCACATTCAAATCTGCCATTCTCTTCTTGATGATAGTGTGCTTTCATGTGCTCCAGTAGGCTAGGTGTACTTGGGCAAATGATGTCGCATTCTTTGCAAGGAAAACCCTTGGCACGATTCATATCATGCATAGCCATGATGAGAAAATTGAAATGGAAGGGGGAAATGTCCACATAAAATGATCCTCGAACAAAGAAGAAAAGGGGGCAATGTGTGATGTTCAGCTCTCTGCTTCTGTAGTATCAGCCATTTTACCTGGGTGACAGATATTCTCTCCAATCAGCCTTTCAATTCCACTGGATCACAGCAGTTCAGAGAGGGTCTGGACAGTTGTGGGGCATCAGAGGAAAGCTGaaaagatacaaaaaaaaaaaacaaaaaaaaacattaattcaaTTTAACAATGTAATTATATTAACCATTTTAATGTATGCAGTGGtgaaaaaatatacttgaatgacagaatcatttataaatctaaatgcttgtttaaaacattttaaaaatcaaatgcATAGCAAGCAAAAGCTTTATAATCTTTAAAAGATTTAAAAGCTGTTCATTAGGggtaaccaagaaaaaaaaaaaaaaaacacattcactgTGATAGACATGTGGCCACATTAATATGTGATATTAGCACTGACACATTTGATCCCACATTTAGgttacacagacacacagattcAAATTAGCTGAAATAAGCCAGCTTTGTGTAGGTGCACAACACTCATTTGATGTTAACTGTACATGCCATGGCTGTTAACTCTGCGGTGCTTGTTTACATAGCCACAAAACAAGCACAAGGAAAACTTtacaaaaaattaagtaaattacCAGTACATTCAATAAATATAAGCCTACAATTCAAAATAGGTTGTAGTGTAGGTAAAGTTCAGCCTAATTATCATGATAATCCACAATTTAACAAAACCgggtttaaattattttattcaacaaagaaCACATTAAGTCAAAGAGAACTGTGGACAATGGCAGCTACAAGACTAATGTTTTCTTagcaattttttttatcttctaGTGATGAGACGCTTCAGCATGTCCCCACTACACTTATGACTATCCCAGTTTTATCAGTTGATATTATTGAATACATCAAAAACCCCAAGACTTTAAAAAGGCCTTAAAAAGGTCACTCCACAAAACTTTCTTTCCACAGAAACttctaaaagaaaaagaaaacaatatcCAATATTGGCTCATActgacaaattatgttttaaataacaGCATAAAAAAGCTAATTCATTAGCTTTGTGGTATGAGAGTATGTAAACTTTAACAATGGTAAAATAGTTTAGCAGTTATCTGCAATCCATATGGGAAAGGCCACCTAGAACAAGACAGCTTTTGCAGAATGTACTCTAAATATATCAAGCAAAAGCAGAATTCATTCCAACAACAGCATGGTGATTTGGAGCCATTGCAGCCTTGGGACCTGGGAAAAGTAGTGCAGTCACTAAAAACATACAGTCATCCAAATAACACTAGTAAATCCACTCTGAAGTAACTGAACTGAAGCAGAAGCAATGTTCCTACATCTTAGGATGGTCGTCCTTCTTTAACTCAATAGAAATGTTGAAGCAAGCAGTTCACGCAAGACTAAAAACATCAATGACCCAAAGCACTTTCATAAACAAGAAGCTTGGGTCAAAATATCTTTAAGTAAAATTGATTAACAGATACTATTGGCTGTCTTACCATTGAGCTGTTCCTACTTTTGACAAAGAATTTCAATGTAGACTGAGTATCATTGGAAATGCTACAGCAATTTGAGAGCTGTCGATTTAAGTCTATGTAGCACAATGGAACAAAGTTTAGCAGAGCTAAACTTTATGCAAATATGTAGCGTGCAAATGCAGTGAATACGAATGAGAATGCAGACAGTGAAGCTTGCACCCTGATACAACTAAATACAGCAATCAGGTATACAAACTCCTTCTAACAACCATGACTTCATTGCCTTGTCTTCCCCCGGCACCCCTTTAACTAATCTGACAAAGTAAATAAGGCTGTCCTATGTACCACATTCATGTTCAGATTCATAACTATAGACAGTCTTTGACAAATCTTATGGCATGACAGTTGTTTTATGAGGAAATCTTTTTAATTTAAAGCCACATATGCGATGAGGTCTTGGCAGCACATCAGATCCAAGATTAAGACCAAGATTAAGACCCAATGTCCAAGATTTTATGTCATTatcacatttaatatttttgtgaaccGATTAACTCAATTTTAATACTGACAGTTAGTCCTCGTACAGTCCTTATTTTCAGCTATTTCAAAGAGGTTAAAACAATCAGATGTGCTCTTCAAAGCACATGCATGATTCttattttctgttgtttttagGGGTCACTAAGTGCCAGCACTACATATAAAATCACTTCTTCAAATAAACTTACTGCCATCACTAAAGCAAGTGAAATTTGGTTACTTGTGCTCCAGTCTTAATACAAAACCAATCTGATACGAATCTAACATTCATAGCTGGCAGTTCAATAAAAGAAATCAGTGTGTTTGGTGTCAGTACAGCATTAATGCACTTTTGTATTCAAAAACGTAAATCTCAGTATTATTCAAATGGAATTTGCTCTAAGaactaaataaaatgcatgagcACAAATTCACTTCAATTAGACCCCACGGGGGAACAATTCACCTTACCAAACAACTGGAATGAAAGAAACCACACACAATTCCTTTACACCACACAATGGCCATTTAAAAAACTGAAACACTAGAAATCTCAACTGGATTATTTTCCTGCCTCTCTCAAACCTACTGTATGGCATTATTTCGCTGTCAGTACAATAAGTTCAATAGAGTCACCTCAACAATAACCCTATGTTCAGACAATGTGTGACTGATATCAAAACCTTTCAATGTGAAGtgatttggcaaaaaaaaagagGGCCCAGTATGGTCTACACTGCAACTAATAATTTGAAATAGTAGTATAGTTCAAAAATGAATCATGTTACTTCAAATGGGTCATAAgtatagtttcagtgcagctctaaatgaaaaatgtgattttcttgTATGCATCTTAGAGATATCTCCAGTCATTTCAAATCAACAGTTCATATAATCACATTCAAGCTactaacaataactataatcaAAACTATCTATTCATGATGATCAGGTAAGTCCAagaaatgtattactttaattATTGATTTAATGAATCGAGGGACACATAATGAAATATACTGAAAGAACAGTATTTCTTAAAGACTTATGTAAATGGCTGAGGTGAGAATATCATGCATAATGTTTTTCCATTTAACAAAAGGTTTTTATAATCTACAGTGTTACTTAATGTAATTTACAGAACAAACACAAATCATTTTGGTCCCACTtcatattaggtggccttaactaatatgtacttacatttaaattaataatttgatacaatgcactaattgtgtacataaatgtttttacattgtacttatattttaaaatacctgcatgtaattacatctgtaattaatttatgtaattacatttgtaattacactgttgacccatcccttacaacttaacccacccttaaacctacccataccaccaaacctgtccctaaccttacctgtatcccacctcaatagcagtaaaagtgttttggactacaatatgaacacaataagtacattgtacttattttttaatgCAAGTACATAGCAATTAAGGCcacataatataaaatattttcaataacagaaattaagatatgtACCAAATGTCATCCAAGCGTCCTTACcagaaatatctaaaaatatagATAACTGTTGTGAGCAAATTTACATAGACGCTGTAGTTTCACCTAAAGTTTAACTGTTTCTTATATTTTTTTGCTACAAGTTACAATACAGATTCTATGAAGTGTTTATGATGTGATCATCACTCATGCATCGCACAGCCTGCTGTATGTGGAATGAGTCTAGAGTCATCTCACAGCATCTGTGATCTCTGTTAAAACGCACACCCTTAGGGTATATAACCTGACAGTGGTCTCTGACTCAAGACCATCTGGATGCTTAAGCTCCATCAACGCTGTCAAAATCCATATTGCAAAATGCCATATGGGTCCAGCTtaacagaataaaataaatacaataatatacaAATGCACAGAAACTCTATTTCCACTATGTTTGCTCATTTGAAGGATCAATCAGTACACAAGCAGTACTAGAACCTGTTTGCAGGAcctgacattaacttttttgctcatcatagtggttttccaaagttactggccagtcagcattttcactggccacaattttgacattgataccatGGGAATAAACTGCCATATCGATATGTTTAATATTATCACAATTTGGCAgaaggtttattaggctgctgtcactttaagacctgacgcacggatccattacactgttacacatgcgttttctttctcaaatgtttatgttcacttaaaacataactgactgtgtttacgtgaatactcaGAGACCAGCactttgacattattttgtgtgtatatgactgtttaagtgcaataggtagcaaaaaataactaaatttagtactgagaggcggctttatgtgcATGCACTTTGGATGTGAGCACAAAATATGCAGGAAcgagtaaaattatgcgcaatacatGCAATACCACGCAGAAATTCAAGCCCTATAATGCCAACAATATTCTTTTGGagcaaatgaaacaagtgagtgaggggaggcgggtttgtgtgtcaactcacTGTCGGAAAAATCATGAGAGAACGAGAACGCAAAGCTGGAATCATGTATCTGTTCTGCAGAAAATTAGTATTGGATGCAATAccatatataaaattcaacctgccaaagtggctagtaagAGTGACTGCTttacacgccactgctgaaatccacccgcatttggagggtgttaatgtcaagccctgcatgTTGGTAATATCATGGTACATATACACATGGTACTGAATGATTCACATACATGATATTTAACTGGAACTTTAACAGGATTGGGAATCGAAAATTGATTCCAATTCTGGAATCATATACTTAAGGTCAGGAATTGAATGcatgtaataatattaaaatttcgATTCTGCTTATTGATTCCTGTGTGCTCATTTTAACGTGATTTCAAACCATTCTCACGCCATGCGCGG from Chanodichthys erythropterus isolate Z2021 chromosome 15, ASM2448905v1, whole genome shotgun sequence harbors:
- the si:dkey-89b17.4 gene encoding zinc finger protein 646 isoform X2; the encoded protein is MAMHDMNRAKGFPCKECDIICPSTPSLLEHMKAHYHQEENGRFECEQCGRIFKHASSLASHKKTHEMGSFQCPVCTRTLPNAVALKNHLRVHTLSPSAQAEEENDDNVDEDRDYNLAQDLSEAAFRSHINNSGIMPGHDHDKQKSPGSEDAWDRPFKCDQCDRTYRHHGSLVNHKKSHQEGMYKCNVCYKQFNNLAALNAHERTHSKFKPPGMSMGALVPEAQSDPRPLGPQNDDMAPSFCHLCQVALPNKNDFQEHLLLHNAASSSLGLTRSFPGIVPHNLSSVRSPAVNPYTPALGDSLPLPPLPDKRYDPMLGPAVNNPIYTCAYCGAGHPDLESLKIHYLTHDPHTTNHAQDGPAILSSDGLASNSQPSISSSNGETRSQEQSTIDDAERRFKCQECGKSYRHAGSLVNHKRSHQTGHYQCTVCCKQYPHLAALHSHLRSHKTRPNSQSMGTEGDWLSSEPLTGLDSQQGFVHSQDQESGAATPISLPGNLGDAAHFVPDSSHNSGLDSLEFHDRFDGSLAQSSSGHSPLPQNHRQPNSVNQSGMTNGYLGNINFHSPGGASLPGSGNLKESTRQRRGHNQMPFGGPQDNSQGNSKRMDNKDDDDDGEVYQCTVCGNHYASLRALRSHLRSHGVNQGAGPSSALSPIGEQEWRRRQEGNTTGLLICSTCGQSFSRKQDLLNHQLVHGPPRPDGSTQGLGGTSSNSNGKMDGRNHICVDCGMFFADRHQLITHLCPGKVRAGALNKGMNGAKGMTGGAGTSGSGGPVNPQQMPDSDRPHRCDQCGRSYRHPCSLLNHKKSHKTGVFRCLVCQKRYYNLLALKNHQRTHFDLKRHKCEECGKAFKIQKQLINHLRLHEEHRAKTGDRDQRVQSMSHPNGARYEGGPSQLQAMRMGDPKIQNPPVNTNYGQPQGFKKPYAGARAQQVDDGSGRRPFACDQCGRTYRHAGSLANHKNLHKIGEYHCNVCNSTYPNRLAMKNHLRMHFALKKYTCSDCGRGFRNQRQLETHTSNQLCKDLPGPLPGPSVQTAPPPTEYECDGCSQVFNTTTDLASHNCSAQLPSSSASLNSSNMSMETGDLGSPEREERPFTCDLCGCSYKHASSLLNHKNTHKIGNFSCSYCDKPYSNYMALRNHMRIHTQKKRHICSTCGKAFRLARFLRNHQRVHEEGHTRFGCPTCGKSFQGRSGLARHRCGDNQVGKEGVRKATSSTREGEEYRFTYMISNPASSGPYACRNSDFSEVWTV
- the si:dkey-89b17.4 gene encoding zinc finger protein 646 isoform X1; amino-acid sequence: MAMHDMNRAKGFPCKECDIICPSTPSLLEHMKAHYHQEENGRFECEQCGRIFKHASSLASHKKTHEMGSFQCPVCTRTLPNAVALKNHLRVHTLSPSAQAEEENDDNVDEDRDYNLAQDLSEAAFRSHINNSGIMPGHDHDKQKSPGSEDAWDRPFKCDQCDRTYRHHGSLVNHKKSHQEGMYKCNVCYKQFNNLAALNAHERTHSKFKPPGMSMGALVPEAQSDPRPLGPQNDDMAPSFCHLCQVALPNKNDFQEHLLLHNAASSSLGLTRSFPGIVPHNLSSVRSPAVNPYTPALGDSLPLPPLPDKRYDPMLGPAVNNPIYTCAYCGAGHPDLESLKIHYLTHDPHTTNHAQDGPAILSSDGLASNSQPSISSSNGETRSQEQSTIDDAERRFKCQECGKSYRHAGSLVNHKRSHQTGHYQCTVCCKQYPHLAALHSHLRSHKTRPNSQSMGTEGDWLSSEPLTGLDSQQGFVHSQDQESGAATPISLPGNLGDAAHFVPDSSHNSGLDSLEFHDRFDGSLAQSSSGHSPLPQNHRQPNSVNQSGMTNGYLGNINFHSPGGASLPGSGNLKESTRQRRGHNQMPFGGPQDNSQGNSKRMDNKDDDDDGEVYQCTVCGNHYASLRALRSHLRSHGVNQGAGPSSALSPIGEQEWRRRQEGNTTGLLICSTCGQSFSRKQDLLNHQLVHGPPRPDGSTQGLGGTSSNSNGKMDGRNHICVDCGMFFADRHQLITHLCPGKVRAGALNKGMNGAKGMTGGAGTSGSGGPVNPQQMPDSDRPHRCDQCGRSYRHPCSLLNHKKSHKTGVFRCLVCQKRYYNLLALKNHQRTHFDLKRHKCEECGKAFKIQKQLINHLRLHEEHRAKTGDRDQRVQSMSHPNGARYEGGPSQLQAMRMGDPKIQNPPVNTNYGQPQGFKKPYAGARAQQVDDGSGRRPFACDQCGRTYRHAGSLANHKNLHKIGEYHCNVCNSTYPNRLAMKNHLRMHFALKKYTCSDCGRGFRNQRQLETHTSNQLCKDLPGPLPGPSVQTAPPPTEYECDGCSQVFNTTTDLASHNCSAQLPSSSASLNSSNMSMETGDLGSPEREERPFTCDLCGCSYKHASSLLNHKNTHKIGNFSCSYCDKPYSNYMALRNHMRIHTQKKRHICSTCGKAFRLARFLRNHQRVHEEGHTRFGCPTCGKSFQGRSGLARHRCGDNQVGKEGVRKATSSTREGEEYRFTCDQCGRSYRHASSLLNHKNTHTVGIYHCAVCLKTYSNLLALKNHRRIHSETRRHRCPECGKAFRVSSQLQNHRRVHQKEREFACTLCQRSFPTQASFRLHLEMQHGRAPKTSQQPGVSSSGSNLGWSSGLDLTLMQTQGLDPNGHPKLNPSHHGPSGSSSSGQQQQQQQQLQQSRNEAGCKSHVCDQCGRGYRHASSLLNHKNSHKMGTYFCNSCQKEFSNLMALKNHRRIHTEPKRYQCPDCGKAFRVSTQLICHRRIHTKEKPFSCQQCDKRFSSKSNLRHHQKVHWNSSAPSTGLNMGTTNYLGMPSGPFL